The Geotrypetes seraphini chromosome 8, aGeoSer1.1, whole genome shotgun sequence genome includes a region encoding these proteins:
- the MYCBP gene encoding C-Myc-binding protein gives MAHYKAADSKREQFRRYLEKAGVLDTLTKVLVALYEEPEKPNNALDFLKHHLGASGPETPDVEILRLELAELKQKYEVILEENRELKTRLAEYDPTTEDKHAE, from the exons GCTGCCGATTCAAAAAGGGAACAATTTAGAAGATACTTGGAAAAGGCAGGTGTACTTGATACCCTCACCAAAG TTTTGGTGGCCTTGTATGAAGAGCCAGAAAAACCAAACAATGCGCTGGA CTTTCTGAAACACCATTTAGGAGCTTCTGGTCCTGAGACGCCAGATGTGGAGATTCTTCGGCTGGAGTTGGCAGAACTCAAACAGAAATATGAAGTTATATTGGAAGAAAACAGAGAGCTTAAGACAAGG CTTGCTGAGTATGACCCAACTACAGAAGACAAGCACGCTGAGTAA